The following coding sequences are from one Lemur catta isolate mLemCat1 chromosome 16, mLemCat1.pri, whole genome shotgun sequence window:
- the MC4R gene encoding melanocortin receptor 4, producing MNPLASMMNSTHHHGMHTSLHFWNRSSYGLHSNASESLGKGYSDGGCYEQLFVSPEVFVTLGVISLLENILVIVAIAKNKNLHSPMYFFICSLAVADMLVSVSNGSETIVITLLNSTDTDAQSFTVNIDNVIDSVICSSLLASICSLLSIAVDRYFTIFYALQYHNIMTVKRVGIIISCIWAACTVSGILFIIYSDSSAVIICLITMFFTMLALMASLYVHMFLMARLHIKRIAVLPGTGTIRQGANMKGAITLTILIGVFVVCWAPFFLHLIFYISCPQNPYCVCFMSHFNLYLILIMCNSIIDPLIYALRSQELRKTFKEIICCYPLGGVCDLSSRY from the coding sequence ATGAATCCCCTTGCCAGCATGATGAACTCCACCCACCACCACGGGATGCACACTTCTCTCCACTTCTGGAACCGCAGCAGCTACGGACTGCACAGCAATGCCAGTGAGTCCCTTGGAAAAGGCTACTCTGACGGAGGGTGCTACGAGCAACTTTTTGTCTCTCCTGAGGTGTTTGTGACTCTGGGTGTCATTAGTTTGCTGGAGAATATTCTAGTGATTGTGGCAATAGCCAAGAACAAGAATCTGCATTCACCCATGTACTTTTTCATCTGTAGCCTGGCTGTGGCTGATATGCTGGTGAGCGTTTCAAATGGATCAGAAACCATTGTCATCACCCTATTAAACAGTACAGATACAGATGCGCAGAGTTTCACAGTGAATATTGATAATGTCATTGACTCAGTGATCTGTAGCTCCTTGCTTGCATCAATTTGCAGCCTGCTTTCAATTGCAGTGGACAGGTATTTTACTATCTTTTATGCTCTCCAGTACCATAACATTATGACGGTTAAGCGGGTCGGGATCATCATAAGTTGTATCTGGGCAGCTTGCACGGTTTCGGGCATTTTGTTCATCATTTACTCAGATAGTAGTGCTGTTATCATCTGCCTCATCACCATGTTCTTCACCATGCTGGCTCTCATGGCTTCTCTCTATGTCCACATGTTCCTGATGGCCAGACTTCACATTAAGAGGATTGCTGTCCTCCCAGGCACTGGCACCATCCGCCAAGGTGCCAATATGAAGGGGGCGATTACCTTGACCATACTGATTGGCGTCTTTGTTGTCTGCTGGGCCCCTTTCTTCCTCCACCTGATATTCTACATCTCTTGTCCCCAGAATCCATACTGTGTGTGCTTCATGTCTCACTTTAACTTGTATCTCATACTGATCATGTGTAATTCAATCATTGATCCTCTGATCTATGCACTCCGGAGTCAAGAACTGAGGAAAACCTTCAAAGAGATCATCTGTTGCTATCCCCTGGGAGGCGTCTGTGACTTGTCTAGCAGATATTAA